cgaatgacatccccaagaggtaaaatatattgtgaaaacaatagtggtcctaaaacggaaccttgaggaacatcgaaatgtacagttgatttgtcacaggacaaaccattcaaagagacaaactgatatctttccgacagataagatctaaaccaggccagaacttgtccgtgtagaccaatttgagtttccaatctctccaaaagaatgtggtgatcgatggtatcaaaggcagcactaaggtctaggagcacgaggacagatgcagagcctcggtctgacgccattaaaaggtaatttaccaccttcacaagtgcagtctcagtgctatgatggggtctaaaaccagactgaagcatttcgtatacattgtttgtcttcaggaaggcagtgtgtTGCTGCacagattcgatataggccgatagttttttatattttctgggtcacggtttggctttttcaagagattctttattactgccacttttagtgagtttggtacacatccggtggatagagagccgtttattatgttcaacatattaGGGCCaaacacaggaagcagctctttcagtagtttagttggaatagggtccagtatgcagcatgaaggtttagaggccatgattattttcatcattgtgtcaagagatatagtactaaaacacttgagtgtctctccttatcctaggtcctggcagagttgtgcagactcaggacaactgagcgttggaggaatacgcagatttaaagaggagtccgtaatttgctttctaatgatcatgatcttttcctcaaagaagtttatgaatttattactgctgaagtgaaagccatcctcacttggggaatgttgctttttagttagctttgcgacagtatcaaaaataaatttcggattgttcttattttcctcaattaagttggaaaaataagatgatcgagcagcagtgagggctcttcgatactgcatggtactgactttccaagctagttggaagacttccagtttggtgtggcgccatttccgttccaattttctggaagcttgcttcagagctcgggtattttctgtataccagggagctagtttcttatgacaaatgtttttagtttttaggggtgcaactgcatctagggtattgcgcaaggttaaattgagttcctcagttaggtggttaactgatttttgtcctctgacatccttgggtaggcagagggagtctggaagggcatcaaggaatctttgtgttgtctgagagtttatagcacgacttttgatgctccttggttgaggtctgagcagattatttgttgcgattgcaaacgtaataaaatggtggtccgatagtccaggtttatgaggaaaaacattaagatctacaacatttattccatgggacaaaactaggtccatagtatgactatgacagtgagtaggtccagagacatgttggacaaaacccactgagtcgatgatgactccgaaagccttttggagtgggtctgtggacttttccatgtgaatattaaaatcaccaaaaattagaatattatctgctatgactacaaggtccgatagaaATTCagggaacgctgtatatggcccaggaggcctgtaaacagtacctataaaaagtgattgagtaggctgcatagatttcatgactagaagctcaaaagacgaaaacgtaatttttgggggggtaaattgaaatttgctatcgtaaatgttagaaacacctctgcctttgcgggatgcacgggggatatggtcactagtgtaaccaggaggtgaggcctcattaacacagtaaattcatcaggcttaaaccatgtttcagtcaggccaatcacatcaagattatgatcagtgattagttcattgactataactgcctttgaagtgagggatctaacattaagtagccctattttgagatgtgaggtatcacgatctctttcaataatggcaggaatggaggaggtctttatcctagtgagattgctaaggcgaacaccgccatgttaagttttgcccaacctaggttgaggcacagacaaggtctcaatggggatagctgagctgactacactgactgtgctagtggcagactccactaagctggcaggctggctaacagcctgctgcctggcctgcaccctatttcattgtggagctaaagttagagccctgtctatgttggtagataagatgagagcacccctccagctaggatggagtccgtcactcctcagcagacCAGGCTTGGTGTTTGTgagtgagtcccagaaagagggccaattatctccaaattctatcttttgggaggggcagaaaactgttttcaaccagcgattgagttgtgagactctgctgtagagttCATCACTACATAGCCCATGTGAACAGCGCCAAGGAAATTACAGTTGATACATTCAACAGGTGATGTAATGTAATAATGTCTAAATTCATTCAATGTATTTTGAATATCTGTCTAGATGTATGCAACCTAACTtaatgaatgtgggggggggctCATGTTGATATATGTCCACAATTAGATATGTCCACAATTATTTTTTAACACTAGCCAGGATTcaaaccaaaaaagggttcttcgaagGGTTCTTTTTTCTAAGCGTGTAGACATTACACCAgctcacacccccccccccccatatacggCGTACCGATATCCCTCCCACATGTGCACATGGGACCCTGTTGAGACAAACGCTGGTGGTAGAAATACTGTGCCTGCTGGGTCTTGGGTTGTTCATGGACCGCTCCACATGGGCACCCCCACTGCTGCTCTGGCTGAATGTTCGCTCCATAAAGCCCGTACTCTCCATAGTGCTTTGATTGACTGTAATCTCCATACtgtctggctctggctgggctacttcCTGTTTCCAGTGTGACAAAGGGAGTTAGGTCACCCTGATGATGCCGGATCTCCATTCTGTGCAGTTCCGTCCTCTGGTGATATCTGCCCCTGCTGTAGAAGGACAGGGATGGTGGGGAGGTTTTGTCCCAGAACACTTCTAATTCCATGGGACGGGGTATTGTTTCAGGTAGAGCTGCAGTTTGCCCAGGAAGATAGGATACACTGAGAATAAACTTGTGCCTGTGGAGGTTTGTCTGTATAGGTCATTCCATCACTacacctaatactgttatagtaCAGGAGCTTTCCTCCACTCTGCTGTAGCTCCTGGACAAGCTTGTCCCAGTCGGCCCCGGGCTCCATACCTTTCCTCAGATCCACAGTATGGCCCTTCTCCACAGCCTGGTGCACCCCTGCGTACCACAGGAGGAAGCGGAAGGAGTCCCTGCTGACAGGGCAGCCTACATGGTTCTCTTGGAGGTCTTGATGGACTTTAAGCGAGCTGAGACGGAATTTGGGTCGCTGGTCAGGGCGATGTCACGCAGGGCGGATACTCCCTCGATGAGCTGGACActgtagctagccaacttctcCCTCCATGCAATCGCTATTTCACATTATTGTACTTTACTGGGTATTCAGTTACTTTGTGAGAATGTTGGCTCTGTCAGGGCATTTTTATGTTTTAAGGTGTGTAACTGACTAGTTTTCACTATGGCGGTATATTTACTTTACTTCATAGTGCTTTCTAGGATGATtcgattttatatattttgctttAAGTAAAAAGTGTTATGCCGATTCTCAATGTTATTTTTTGTTGTGTCAGTCCTGTCAGTTCTGACCAATAAAGAGCATTCCATATGATTTGTGTTTTAGAGTTGGTTTATTTTTCCTTTTACCATTAAATCTCAACAGGACAATTAAAGATCCACACATTTATACAAATTACATTACAGATATTAATTGTACTGTTTGTTAAAATGTcaagatcttttttttttttacgttatttaactaggcaattaagttaggaacaaattcttatttacaatgacagcctaggaacagtgggttaactgttcaggggcagaatgacagatttctaccttttcaactcagggattcaatccaccaacctttcaagttactggcccaacgctctaaccgataggctacctgccaccaaatGACCTTCTCAGACCTGTCTGTAAATGATCAATTTGAAAAAATCTGAACAGAAACATCAGCATATACAATCAATCAACTGACTATTTACATCATTTATTGTAAAATGATAAGGTCAGCTAAATGTGATTAAGGGACATGAAAAGGTGGAAGTTCTTGGAATAGTGGGACAACGTTGTGATAGGTGGCTGACTTGAGTAACAGGTGGAGACAAAGTCCTGCCTTACATGTAAACTCAAATCCAACCAGTGAGTCCAACACACATTAGAATCCTACagtaccaccaacaacaacacacaaGCCGGGATCCAAACTGAATTCAATACACTTAAGACATCGCCAACATTACACAAGCTGACAAAACACCTCCATATACGGCGTACCGATAACCCTCTCACACTTGCACTCAGAAGCCTGGTAAAACCCATGCTGGTGGTAGGAAGACTGCTGCTGAATCTGATGGACCTCTCCACATGGGCACCTCCACTGCTGCTCTGGTTGACTGtactctctatactgtctggctCCGGCTGGGCTACTTCCTGTTCCCAGGGTGACAAAGAGAGTTAAGTCATGATGGAGTTTAAGCGAGCTGAGACAGAACTCTGGACGCTCGTCAGGGTGATGTCGCGCAGGGCGGACACTCCCTCAAAGAGCCGGATACTGGAGCTAGCcaacctctccctctgctccttgTCCCACCTCCCTAGTTCCaggctctggctctctctcttggCCAAAGCCTTCTGCTCCTCCTTCAACTTCTCCCTCAGCTCTTTGTGTGCCTTAGGCAGGGTCTTCATGTTGTGGATGCGATGCTGGTCCTCGATGGCGCAGGTTAGGTTGTCCAAGCAGTATTTACTATATCAAGAGTACAGGTCAAGTTTATCCCAAAAACATTGTTTTTCTTATTTTAGATATATTCAATTGATGAAAATATTCATTATAATGATATTTCTTAGTCCTTTTCAAACTCACTTAAATAAGTGAGTTTAATGATTTGCAAAAGTTTTAGATTATATTGTATTCCAGTCTTTTTTTTCCAATAGCTAGTTAGTTGTGTTATTTTCATGCGGACCAAATACTAAAGCTAGGATGGAATAAATACAGTGAAACTACTGACAAACATCTGTTTCATGTTCTGTAGAGACACACTAGTACCTCAGTCAAATTATGCCCAGTATGTTGAGGGAAAACTCTTGTGGAATACAGAATGTATTCAAATTATGTTATGCTATAGAGGTGAGGAAGACAGGACAGCTTTGAGTGTTACCACTGGTACCCCTGTCAATCAAATTACACACCGTGGGAGAATGTCAGGTGCATTCATTGATTCCTCCTGTCCACTCTACTTCTCAAAACAAATTGTATGAAAAGGTCAGAGGGGAGAGGACGCAAGGATCCAAGGAAATCCAATTGAGTTTATCCCAGTATGTTGAGGGGAAACTGTTGGTGGAATACAGAATGTGTTCAAAGTATGTTGTTAACATAGGCTAAAGAGGTGAGGGAGACAGGACAGCTTTGAGTGTTACCTTGACTTACTGTTGATTTCACACTTTTCTCAATATTTTATATAGTCAATGACTATATAAAAGGTCCATGCAATCAGCATTTCACATTAGTGTACTTGACTGTGTAAGGGAACATTTTATGGTCAGAAGAGATAGCCTTGAATTGTACATTATGACTCTCCTCTCACTCTATCTTTGTTCGTGCAAATGACTATGACCACCTCCTCAGACCAATTGGCAGAATGCCCAGAATATGTTCTGGAAGTTAAGATAGGAGACATGTTCAGTTCCTTAGGAAACTGAGCCTGCGCAATAACAGCCAGTCACCTGCAGGAACCAACCCTATGAACCATGCCTACGTAGCTTTTTTGTGTAGCAGAAAATAAGAGAACTGAAGGGACCACCCTGGCAGAACTTGTGGCAGACTTGTAGTTTGTATGTTTTTGTTGTCACCTCTCCAGTTAACTGATAAAAAAGAGCGATTCATTTAATATTGACTTCAGGTGTCCCTGGTTTTGAATTTCCAACACAACTGTGTATTCAATTACTTTGCGAGAATGTTGTCTCTGTCTATGCATTATTATGTACTTGTAACTGACTAGTTTTCCCTATGGCGATATATTTACTTTACTTCACAGTGTTTTGGAGGATAATTCCATTTTATATCTATCTGGTTTTAGTCAAACGTGTTATGCAGGTTTTATTCCACTTTTCTTCAGTCTTCTCACTTCTTACCAATAAAGAGCATTCCATATGATTTGTGTTTTAGAGTTGATTGtttatttttcataattttaACATTAAATCTCAACATGACAATTAAAGATCCACCCATATATACAAAATACAGTACAGATATTAATTGTACTGTTTGTTAAATTGTCAACTGTTAAGAAAATCAGAATGTACTTCTCAGACCTGTTTGTAAATGACCCAGTTGAAAATATCTGAACAGAAACATCAGCATTAACATTAAATCAACTGACTATTTACATGATTTATTGTACAATAATATATCAACTGTACTCTGTTGTGTACTATCACATGTAATTTCATAATTGACAATGTAAAAATGTTGTAAGCTATAAGAAAATAATTTACAGAACAATTACAGACTCCTTAATGAATTAATTAATTTGAACTAATTAACCATTTGTTTTAGTTTGATGTTTTGGCTTGTATCCTTGTTCTTATGTTCTACTGTCTTTCGATTCTTTATTATGTATTTTTTGAATGTCTTTATGTTTACACACCTGTCTGTGATCTGAGCCCCTCActggaaaaaacaaacaaaaagtttCCCACAATTATTTTTAACACTAGCCAGGATCCAaacttctacatggaacccaaaagagttctacctgcaaccaaaactAGTTCTTCAAAGGTTCTTCAGACAAAGAACCTTTTAAGGTTTTGAATATCAACtttatttctaagagtgtagacatTACACCAGCTCACAGAACACCCCCATATACGGCGTACCGATAACCTTCCCACATGTGCACATGGAACCCTGTTGAGACACAAGCTGGTGGCAGAAAGACTGTGCCTGCTGAGTATTGGGATGTTCATGGACCGCTCCACATGGGCACCCCCACTGCTGCTCTGGCTGAATGTTCGCTCCATAGAGACCGTATCCTCCATAGTGCTTTGATTGACTGAAAACTCCAAAGCCTCTGGCACTGGACTGTATGGCCATGCCTGGGCTACTTCTTGTTTCCAAGGTGACAAAGGGAGTTAGATCACCCTGATGATGCTCGATCTCCATTCTGTGCAGTTCCGTCCTCTGGTGATATCTGCCCCTGCTGTAGAAGGACAGGGATGGTGGGGAGGTTTTGTCCCAGAACACTTCTAATTCCATGGGACTGGGTATTGTTTCAGGTAGAGCTGCAGTTTTCCCAGGAAGATAGATTAACTGAGACTTTAAGTCTGCCTGTGAACTCAGTTGGCCCTTCTGCCAGCGCAGAGCAAAAACGTTGACATTCCTAGAAGAAGAAACGTTGACACGTAAGCCAATGGTCCAATCACAGTCCTCAGAGAATTTGACCACCCACCTAGGGTTGGCATCAGAGCCGCTATCCTGGCACAGAAGAGTATGGGTGGTGAGTTTGGTAAGTGGGGTGTAGAACACTTTCCTGTGGTCCTGGGAAAGAGACATTCCCCTTCCCAAGCTCTTGGGGTCAAAGGTCATCGTGGTGGAATCCTGTGCTTTCTGGGGGTTCTCAGGGTTGACCAGAGCCAGCAGAGAACTCCAAAGCTGTGTCATCTGCTCCACGAGCTTTCCTCCGCTCTGCTGTAGCTCCTGGACCAGCTTGTCCCGGTCGACCCCGGGCTCTAGCCCCTTCCTCAGATCCACAGCACGGGCCTTCTCCACAGCCTGGTGCACCCCTGCATAACCCTGGAGGAAGTGGAAGGAGTCCCCATCAGACAGGGCAGCCTGCATGGTCCTCTTGGAGGTATTGATGGACACTATGCGAGCTGAGACGGAAGTCTTGATGCTGGTCAGGGTGATGTCGCGCAGGACGGACACTCCCTCGATGAGCCGGACACTGGAGCTAGCcaacctctccctctgctccttaTCCCACCTCGCTAGATCCtgaatttgtctctctctctgggccaaCTCCTTCTGCTCTTCCTTCAGCTTCTCTCCCAGCTCTTTGTGTGCCTTAGGCAGTGTTTTCATGTTGTGGACACGGTGCTGGTCCTCGATGGCGCAGGACATGCACGCACTAGTTAGGTCATCCAAGCAGTAGTACTCAAGAATCTTACCATGTTGGGGGCATTTGGTGGCTGCCCCAATTCCCCCAGCCCCCGGTGCTATGGGTTCAGTCAGGGTATGTGTCTGCAGCAGCAATGGCACTGTCAGGTGCGGTTCCAAGTGGTGGGCACACATGGACATCTCACATTTGATGCAAGTCTTCAATGCTGGCTTTTTGTCATCCACACACATGTCACAAACAACAGCCTGGATCTCCGGCAGAACCTGGCACACCTCAATCATTTTCACTTCTGGGATCCCTGGTTTGGTTGAAGCTATCTCAACGAATGGTGGTGGGAATCGGGTCTTTTGCATGTTAAAAATACCTCTTAGTAGCCTCTCTCAATCTTACTGACAATAAGCCTTTCAAAGTCGTTGGCCCCTATAATTATAATCTAAACGTTTTACTTGTCGGTCTGTTTGCTTTCGTTTGCTTTCTGTCTCTGATCTGTTCTGCGTTTGAGGCCACTCCTAGATTCATCTCATGCAATTTTGCTGCATTCACAACCAGGTGGGAAGGTGGTAATTACCAATTGTGAAGTCGTAAATACGAGTTGGGTGCAGAAATATaatcactcaaattcatagacagcgcTATGGATGACCATCAATTTACATATTATAGTTTtaatcatgttttgaggctatacagtgtttgtttatatttattCGATCtatttacaaacattggaataAAAAAGCTTATTTTGAGTTCTGATTTGAGTTCTGATATTTTGCTTTCTGATGAGGTTGgtcagttgaactaagctcatgaggcacttataagttatattcttcaataataAATGGTACATAGCATTCATTTATGCCCATAaattgatgtagcaactgctgattccCCTTTAATGGTGAAAtttctccaccatttcctggttgataaAATTCTAAtggttcgcctaatttcagtttatgtgacaacaAACAATGAATAGTGTAGATAAGCAttctacaataaaaaaaaaaaagcgaaataaaaaaatgtataaccaAAAATAtcgtattttctgatgtttgaagCTCGTGTACAAAAACGAAAGTAAAAATACGAGAACGGGAAAAGCATAGAAATTGCGCACATAGATCGGTCTTCCACTTCTCCGGCTTCCTTTGaacgagaatgacagatctataattcACTATTCATTTATGAATTTGGTCGGGCAGCCCaaattgccagagaggaagggagaggccCAACGACGgaaattctctctccctccaacagtTGGCGTCTTTTCGTTGTTTCGCCTACCAAGAAAttagtttttgtatggaggtaaATGAGAGTTTCGAATTTGCTCAACTAAAAAATGTATGGCTTATTTGCTAAGTAAGGTTAATTTGATCGAATAGACGTTTCGTAATTATaaagttgttacgagtgtactaaaataagtaggacacgtgacaccCCGTCAACTctgagagagaaaaaatgacatcatacaaaatacaacaaataaataaatcaaaaacCATCCCACTCCTTCAGTCACAATTCAAATCACATCCTCACACAGACTCAGGGGCCAAAGAGGACGGAGCACCCACTGACAGGCGACAGGACTCCCTGCAATAACCCCGCCGCAAAATTCCTGGGTCCCTAAACACATTCAGCCGCGATCACAACGATGCCTGCCCATCCTCTACAACTTTCTCGCTTGAGCTGCGCAGCAGATAACCAACGCAACAAACGCTACAAAGTCCACCTTCCTAACATGCAACATGTTAGGATCCCGTGTATAGAGTTACTTTGCGAGAATGTTGTCTCTGCATTATTATGTTAA
The DNA window shown above is from Salvelinus alpinus chromosome 31, SLU_Salpinus.1, whole genome shotgun sequence and carries:
- the LOC139561894 gene encoding E3 ubiquitin-protein ligase TRIM15-like codes for the protein MQKTRFPPPFVEIASTKPGIPEVKMIEVCQVLPEIQAVVCDMCVDDKKPALKTCIKCEMSMCAHHLEPHLTVPLLLQTHTLTEPIAPGAGGIGAATKCPQHGKILEYYCLDDLTSACMSCAIEDQHRVHNMKTLPKAHKELGEKLKEEQKELAQRERQIQDLARWDKEQRERLASSSVRLIEGVSVLRDITLTSIKTSVSARIVSINTSKRTMQAALSDGDSFHFLQGYAGVHQAVEKARAVDLRKGLEPGVDRDKLVQELQQSGGKLVEQMTQLWSSLLALVNPENPQKAQDSTTMTFDPKSLGRGMSLSQDHRKVFYTPLTKLTTHTLLCQDSGSDANPRWVVKFSEDCDWTIGLRVNVSSSRNVNVFALRWQKGQLSSQADLKSQLIYLPGKTAALPETIPSPMELEVFWDKTSPPSLSFYSRGRYHQRTELHRMEIEHHQGDLTPFVTLETRSSPGMAIQSSARGFGVFSQSKHYGGYGLYGANIQPEQQWGCPCGAVHEHPNTQQAQSFCHQLVSQQGSMCTCGKVIGTPYMGVFCELV